DNA from Pomacea canaliculata isolate SZHN2017 linkage group LG9, ASM307304v1, whole genome shotgun sequence:
TACTTGTCACCCTGAGGGTTAATACAAGTTTCTCACACTGACAAAATCCTTCTTGGAGATACAAAGGTGCTTCGTCTTTTCAACAGCAATGTTCGTTAGCAGCAGACAAGAGAATAACATTAATAGACACAAGCCTGCAACACTCATCAACACCAATGTTTATTACTTACATGTTATCACTGTATTCACAACATTAATAGACACTAGCCTGCAACACTCATCAACACCAATGTTTATTACTTATATTATCACTGTAATCACAACATTACTAACACTTATCAACaccaatgtttattatttatgttatcaCTGTATTCACAACATTACTAGTCActagcacacaacacacatcaaCACCAATGTTTACTATTTATATTATCACTGTATTCACAACATTACTAACACTTATCAACaccaatgtttattatttatattatcactGTAATCACAACATTACTAACACTTATCAACaccaatgtttattatttatgttatcGCTGTATTCACAGCATGACAAGCAGCCTAACATGTTAGTGAAAGCATATCTCCACTAACCTACATTGATTTCTGCACCCAGGTGTGACTACCCGAGCATAAATGTTTGTGGAGGTAGAAAGGCGTTGGTCTAGTGTATACCAAGCGACCGTTGGCTGTGACGTGTACATGCAATGACCCGGACTCGCTCCGGGGTCAAGGTGTGTGAGTCCCCAATTGTCACAAACAAGTGGCTTTCGCAACTCACTCGTGACAGTGACTCAGTCGTCTAACCAAAGTACTCAATGTACTCAGTGATTACCACAGGCCACCCGGGGGACGTGTACAGGCCGCCTGTCAGCTGACTTTCACAAGCCGCACACCTCCACTGACTGACCAGGTGTCGTCCACACAGACAGCACTGGACACCTGGACACACGCACTCACAGCAGTCAGACACTGACAGGTGGCCGTCCTGACATCACAGTTCATAGAGGCTTCTAGAAAGTCTACTGTCCTCTGACAGTCTGTGtatcatgtctgtgtgtgtgtgtgtgtgtgtgtgtgtgtgtgtgtgtgtgtgtgtctgtttctctgtatgtgtgtctgtgtgtgtgtgtcgttagACAAAGCCCCGGATGCCAATGTCAGCCTCACTATCATACCTCCTACTGGCCGCTCAAACCATCCTCGACTGTAACAGACGCACACCTGTACGCTCTGTCTGTGGTGTTCtcgtcattgtcactgtcactgtcactgtcactgtcattgtcattgtcactgtcactgccgGCGCGTACCGTGGTGGCGTTATGAATGTAGTCAGGTAAACAAACAGTCGCCGTAGCCACGTGCCGTGTCTGGACTGGGACAGCAGTCGGTATCCGTGACGCCGGGGGTGGGGGAGCGGTCGTCGCTCTGTGACGAGGATGACGGAGCGAGCGGGGGAGTGACGACAGACAGTCGCACGGGGCAGTGAGAGGTCAGCCACCCACAAGTCAGTCCGCTACTCACCCGCTACTCACCTCATCACCAGCGTGGACTCGCAACGTCGAGAGACTGAGCCAAGGTGTGGGGAGACTGAGACCTCTGTCTAAGCCTCCATCCACATGTACCATCAGGCTTGATGACGTGTTCACAGTCATGTGCTCTGTCTTCCCTAGTGTTCACATACAGGTGTTGTTGATTGTTTATGTGCAGGTGATGTTCTATCGCTGTTGTTTCCACTAAAGGCTGCAAGCTCTCTCACGTGTTCTAAAGAATTGTTAAAGACGATATGaaactacaaaaatgtttattgtgtttacacAGACCCAAAGTCTTATACATGAGCACTAAGATCAAATTGTTATGCACATTAAAACACAGACCTCAAACCTTCTATAGATAAACACTGATCCAAAGTTCAATAAtagtaagaagaagaagaaaggtgtGATTGCTGCACAACATAGGCTCACGAAGGAGCGCAGCGCCCctcagcacttgagacaagagcGAGACACGGGCAGCACACGACGGacggaaggatgaacaacaatactgattgaataaaagacaaacagaagatgCACAGAGGACTTGGGTAACAAGCAGTAAGGACCACGAGTTTCGTGAGTTTGCTGAGGAGTAGGGGCGTGGACAGCTGGCACTGGACACCACAGGGATGGGGAGCCAGGGGACAGCAGGGAGAGGGggcgtggtcacgtgtcctcGTTCTCAGCACCAGGCTTTGAGATACCTTCAGTCGTGTTCTGGCAGATGAGACATTCGCATCTTTtctaaaacattcattttcagttCTGGAGAGAAATCATACTTTCCAACCAACTATAACTGTCgttacaaaattgtaaaaaaaaaaagttgtaacatATGTTTAAgccaaaaagcaaaacatttctccttcttgtagttttttttaatccatttgcTTTAATAACCAAGTCCCAGAGCTGTTGTAGTAACACAGAACCTCTAAATTCTCATCCCAGACACAGAACTTTGAGATTTACTTATTATAACCTTCAAGAGTCCTTTCATATTGACTATGAAGAATGTTGAAACTTTCTCTATACAACAGGAAGTCTGTATTACTGACTTCTCACACTCCACTCAACATAAGTGGTCCACTGGGTGCTGTCCCCTAGGAAGCAGGGTATCCTGAACTGGTGGGAGGATATGACAGGTCACCGTAGGTATGAGACGGCGGTGGTTGTCCTCCATTGTTGACAGAGGGAGCTGGCTGAGGTTGGTAGGGTGGTGGCCCTGAAAACTGTGCACCATACTGCTGACCATACTGCTGACCATACTGCTGACCATACTGCGGACCATACTGCGGACCATACTGCGGACCATACTGCGGACCATATGGAGCACTAAGGCCTGGCTGAGCTGACAACAACTGGTTTGTGTTGCTTGCTGTTCACATCAACAAAAGTATTGTCATCAGGAAGAAGCCAAATATTCACTAGTGTGTGAATGAATATGCTGCGTATGTACCCGTTTGAgttggtatgtgtgtatgtgtgtatgtgtgtgtgtgtactttaccaCCTTGGCCCCTGTACTTCGTTCATGTCTGTGAACTGAGACTATCAGTGTTATGTGGTGAACACTGAGTTGTACTAAAAGTGTTGCAAGTATACAGTGTCTTCATCGCTACATTGGTGTGATCACCTaatttattatcaatatttttatgtttgcgaTATGTGAAAATCTGATCAGTCAAACCATTTCAAGAAATTTGATGAGGTAGAAATTAATGGCATGATGAACAAGGATCCGAGGAGACACAGTTATCAGTATTAATTGAGTGACCACTAATTTTATGAAATGAAACTACATTAGTTGAATGtactaatatttttaatgaaaatataaataatgatttatataatCTGAATATTTCAAACGTACAGTTTTAGTTATATGAAGTCACCCAGACCAATGCTTGACTATAAATGTTGTGTATTCCATGACTGCGAGGCGTGTATACCTATAGGTGTATACATAGCATAGCTAACAGCTACATGTGTGTACCTGAGCTACTGTGTCTGAATATATATaagtacaggtgtgtacatACCTGAGCTGACaactacctgtatatatatgtaagtacaggtgtgtatgtacctagCTTGACTACTAGGTATGTAgaagtacaggtgtgtgtgtgtacctgagCTACTAGGtgtctgaatatatatatatgtataagtaCAGGTGGGTACATACCTGAGCTGAAAactacatgtgtatatatatgtaagtacAGGTGTGTGTACCTGAgctaccatatatatatatatataagtacaggTGGGTACAtacctgagctgactactacatgtgtatatatatgtaagtacaggtgtgtatgtacctagCTTGACTACTAGGTATGTAgaagtacaggtgtgtgtgtacctgagctactatgtgtgtatatatatatatgtataagtaCAAGTGTATATGTACCTGAACTGACTACTAGGTAGGTGTGTACAAGTACAGATGCATGTGTACCTGAGATGACTATTAGGTGTGTAcaagtacaggtgtgtgtgtgtatttgagctactatgtgtgtaaatatgtataagTACAGGTGGATATGTACCTGAGATGACTATTAGGTGTGTACAAGTACAGGTGTGTGTATTTGAGCTACtatatgtgtaaatatatatatacaagtacaggtgtgtgtgtatgtgtaaatgtatgtacctgagctgacgaCCGTCAAGTTGCCGGAGGTACCAGTTGTCGGTTGTATCACACGGCCCGGTCGTGACTTGCTCTTAATGCAGCAGCAGACGATGGCAACGACGCCCGAGATGAAGAGAATGCCGCCGACGACACTTCCAGCGATGATGGCGGCCAAAGCGCTGTAACTGAGGTCAGACACAAGGTGAGGGGTACAGTGGGTGGGTGACTGCCAGAGCATTATAAAACCAAAGACCTTACAATGTCCAGACTGTGTACTCAGCCAGTGTTTCCATCATCGCTAGCTGTTATCTCTCTCACCTGAAGTTAACTCGTTTGCTCCTTCCATCCTACCGACGTTGAAAGCTCACACAGCTCCATTCAAGTGTGTTATTGTGCTatggttgttgttgtgcagGTTCTGtgtagttgttgttttgtgtagtTTGATACTTTAAGACTACAtaattggtggtggtggtggtaacgTCTGAAATTTAACAGTAATAAGCATCCTCCAAATATCCTACCACGTGATGACCGAGTGTCGTGTCTGGCAAGTGTCCTGCACCTTGTGCTGTGTCTGCCCTCTACTTGTGTAGCAGCTCTCTCACCACCACACACCTGCCGTAAAGTTTCTCACCTGTAGACGGTGCTGACTGTGTCGTAGCTGTAGGAGCAGCAGTCAAAGGTGCAGCAGCCGTACGTACAGTACTTGTAGGTGTCGTAGTAGTAGGAGTAGTAGCTACTGTAGGTTGAGAAGGTACAGTAGCTGCCACAGGCCGCTAAACCTGAGAATGACAAGATGATGGgatgaataaatatattttacacacacacactatatatatatacacacacaaacaaatacacgtaatatatatacacacccaaacacataatatatatacatgcacaaacaaatacacaatatatatatacaaatacacataatatatatacacacataaacaaatacacaaaatatatatatacaaacacataatatatatacacacacaaacacaaaatatatatatacacacacacacaaacaaatacacaatatatatatatacacacaaacacaatatatatatacacacacaaacaaatacacaatatatatatacacacaaacacaatatatacacacacaaacaaatacacaatatatatatatacacacacaaacaaatacacaatatatatatatacacaaaacaaatacacactatatacacacacacagagttatgTGAGgatacacactacacacagtcAATTTAAGTGTCATGAAGGGTTAAACACACAAACTCAGCACCAAGAGACAGAGACTGACAcatacagacagagagagagagacggacaCGCACAAACATTCTGACAGATAtttgtaaacagagaaaaacgCTGCCACATAATAACACAGACTGACATATTGACAGGAATAtatacagagagacagagacatactgacagagagagactgagacacACTGACAGAGAGACTGACAAATGCTGACATGAATGTAGAAACTTACAAGAAATCAATGACAGATAAACAGAAAGCCTGACAGACGCGGACAGAAATAgaagaagacagagacagacagacagacagacagacggcacCATGCCGAGGCATAACGAGGCGAGAGACACTTTCAGTCAGAGAGCAGGACACACAGTAACATTTgttgacaataataacaacaaacaacaacacatctaTGTACATGTATCGCACTccccagcaccagcagcactcAAAGCCTGTACAGTGATGAGTGCACGTGTATAGCCGCCTCCCTGTCAACAagacaacaagacaacaacacaacaagacaacaagacaacaacacaacaagacaacaacacaacaacacaacaagacaacaacacatgTCTTCAACACAACAAGACAAACTCAGGCAAGTGCACACCAAGACCGAGTCACAGTCcagtgaagaaacaaaacacgaagatggatcacgtgacacaacagCACAGTGGCTCTCTCTGTCTTTTAGCAAGAATACAGGAAGATCATTGCACGAACAAAAACATGGAGGAGGACACagagtaatattttgtttacaacaaCAGAGAGCAAGACACACAACATTTCCTTCACAGAAACAAAGAGCTAGACACAGAATAGCTAAAGCTAATTAATGTTATTCAACATACAATGTACAAAGTCCAGAATTATTAATTAGTGAAAGGCTGGCACACAAAATGCGAgcagacaaacatacacacgGCAGACAGAAGAAGGAATGAAGGAGCAGCACACAGTGAGGTAAAAGTCAAACTGTTGAACAAGAGGACAAACCTGTCAACAGACTGAGGACCACAGCTCGGCACAGCCACGGCGCCATCCTGCCACACGGCCTGGTCTGTCTGGGAGGCTGGAACTGACAGCAGGTCTACCCACGGCCTTAACGACCGGTCGCGTGGCCGTTGTTGTCACAACATGACGTCACCTCGCCCTTCTCCTCCAGGTACTGATGTTCTTTCCTGTGAGACGGCTGCTGGCTGACAGGGCTAGCTGCTTCTCCATTGGTTACAGGCTGTCAGTAGTCAGGTTACAATGGTTACAATGGTTACAATGCTTCCTCTTGTTGCCAGCCAGGCAGGTAGACTATGGCGACTGTACAGTGGCTGGTGTACACTGTGGGAGTGTGTGTACACAGTATGTATCAGTCCACAGTGcttgtgtttactgtgtttactGTGATGGGACTGGTGTACACAGTATGTAGATGCCcacagtgtttgtgtttactgtgaTGAGACTAGTGTACACAGTGcttgtgtttactgtgtttactGTGATGGGACTGGTGTACACAGTATGTAGATGCCcacagtgtttgtgtttactgtgaTGAGACTAGTGTACACAGTGcttgtgtttactgtgtttactGTGATGGCACTAGTGTACActatgtgtgtgtcagtcagtcgtccATTGACTGGTAACGGTCGGTGAAAGGGGGGGAGGACTGTATGTACagggggggaggaggagttCAGTTGAGTTTTGTGCCTTTCTGAGTTGATGATGATTTGTGTTTCCATAGTTTGACTTCTGGTTCCTCTTGGATCCTTAGTCTGCAGCTTGCCACGACTGGTGCCTACTGTCTTCAGTGTGCTGTGTGGAATTTACAAGCGCACGTGCCTCCTGCTCGAACCTGGTAATGGCGACACACTGAAACCTCAACACTGTCCTAGTCCAAC
Protein-coding regions in this window:
- the LOC112571617 gene encoding protein shisa-5-like — translated: MAPWLCRAVVLSLLTGLAACGSYCTFSTYSSYYSYYYDTYKYCTYGCCTFDCCSYSYDTVSTVYSYSALAAIIAGSVVGGILFISGVVAIVCCCIKSKSRPGRVIQPTTGTSGNLTVVSSASNTNQLLSAQPGLSAPYGPQYGPQYGPQYGPQYGQQYGQQYGQQYGAQFSGPPPYQPQPAPSVNNGGQPPPSHTYGDLSYPPTSSGYPAS